In Drosophila santomea strain STO CAGO 1482 chromosome 3L, Prin_Dsan_1.1, whole genome shotgun sequence, a single window of DNA contains:
- the LOC120450361 gene encoding uncharacterized protein LOC120450361 isoform X1: MGCVFEAAKEQPHKPRSRQLRRNQCRGKAEKAAAGTKGKVSVRGNNDKPAEDIRTKDNHQQNHKTQTETQTQPEVAVAVAIEAGAETETESEAEAQRGAVTGPEHLKATAQVLLTIRQARQENNKHSSQVAETHKDEGEDALARQGSIVDTAATAAAARIGIDIAATTIQIAERHEDGQHWQQHNVRRRRRQPDPAADPASISKISAISLHFHALAALAKTLQKHEDLSPVQDRQPQAYRAWQGHPYAETQLPATMTAAIIANVGATAAATSAAAFQYLGQHYKHYSQSISFYAASSVLLMLCYLTTASTAAATQSETGALDKHPIHGIDWSKFDESSSDKEILDLLLEKKRYDKRLLPPVNDEDFCCGLQSPDMATNQNARRPHNRGTLTVNVNVLLLSLASPDESSLKYEVEFLLNQQWNDPRLQYGNKSHYDFLNALHHHDSIWTPDTYFIMHGDFKDPIIPMHFALRIFRNGTITYAMRRHLILSCQGSLHIFPFDDPKCSFSMESISYEEAQIKYVWKNDEDTLRKSPSLTTLNAYLIKNQTTACDQNSWRGNYSCLRVDLIFTRDRAFYFTTVFIPGIILVTSSFITFWLEWNAVPARSMIGVTTMLNFFTTSNGFRSTLPVVSNLTAMNVWDGVCMCFIYASLLEFVCVNYVGRKRPLHNVVYRPGENPVTQRLPAVLSRIGVILASPLASAAATPAMSMMGGATPMSSGTPAASSSVATPGTPRTTDPEEFFGGGMRWQEAHGGIIGAAVQNLRARSIKRKAARSPSTSTSPHPSGRPTEHIYEEPGGSTAGVTSTKVKFKDELREEQPEEPESSTKLRRSVATSTPALVVRIEAETDLEAEAQPNQDMEMTERQLSLPLKPPRRKASRSNSPASVYSDAFENVETTGEKRQNAGAPNEIVACTTCGGSNSPCTHSANNGCATETCFVQVRKKEPPHPIRVAKTIDVIARITFPTAYAIFLIFFFVHYKGFS; this comes from the exons ATGGGCTGCGTCTTTGAAGCGGCCAAAGAGCAGCCCCACAAACCGAGAAGCAGGCAACTGAGGCGCAACCAATGCcgtggaaaagcggaaaaagcagcagcgGGGACCAAAGGCAAGGTCTCTGTCAGAGGAAACAACGACAAGCCAGCTGAGGACATCAGAACCAAGGATAACCATCAACAAAACCATAAAACGCAAACcgaaacacaaacacaaccagaagtagcagtagcagtagcaatagaagcaggagcagaaacagaaactgaatcGGAGGCTGAGGCCCAGAGAGGAGCAGTAACCGGGCCCGAACATCTAAAAGCGACGGCTCAAGTGCTTTTAACGATACGGCAGGCACGTCAGGAGAACAACAAGCACAGTAGTCAAGTGGCTGAAACGCACAAGGACGAAGGCGAGGACGCGTTGGCGCGGCAAGGATCCATTGTCGATACagcggcgacggcggcggcggccagaATCGGAATCGATATTGCGGCAACAACGATTCAAATCGCCGAGCGGCATGAGGATGGGCAGCATTGGCAGCAACACAATGTCCGACGGCGGAGGCGCCAGCCAGATCCTGCAGCGGATCCTGCGAGCATCTCCAAAATTTCGGCAATATCCCTGCATTTTCACGCCCTCGCCGCCCTAGCGAAAACGCTGCAGAAGCACGAGGACTTAAGTCCTGTCCAGGATCGCCAGCCCCAAGCGTACCGGGCGTGGCAAGGACATCCCTATGCCGAGACCCAACTGCCCGCCACCATGACAGCGGCCATCATTGCGAACGTCGGCGCCACGGCAGCGGCCACCTCGGCGGCAGCCTTCCAGTATCTCGGCCAGCACTACAAGCACTACAGCCAGTCGATCAGCTTCTACGCAGCCTCCAGCGTCCTCCTGATGCTCTGCTATCTGACCACCGCGTCCACGGCAGCTGCCACGCAGTCGGAGACGGGTGCCCTCGACAAGCATCCCAT TCATGGCATCGATTGGTCGAA ATTTGATGAGTCCAGTTCGGATAAGGAAATATTAGATTTACTGCTCGAGAAGAAGCGCTACGATAAACGATTACTGCCGCCTGTAAATG ATGAAGACTTTTGCTGTGGTTTGCAATCGCCCGATATGGCAACTAATCAAAATGCACGGAGACCACACAATCGCG GCACTCTGACGGTGAACGTGAACGTGCTGCTCCTGAGCTTAGCATCGCCCGATGAAAGCAGTTTG AAATACGAGGTTGAATTTCTGCTGAACCAGCAATGGAACGATCCGCGACTGCAATATGGCAATAAGTCTCATTATGACTTCTTAAATGCTCTGCATCATCATGATAGCATCTGGACGCCGGATACGTATTTCATTATGCATGGCGATTTCAAGGATCCCATCATACCAATGCATTTCGCTTTAAGAATATTTCGGAACGGGACCATTACGTACGCAATGAG ACGTCACCTGATATTATCCTGCCAGGGAAGTCTTCATATATTTCCATTCGATGACCCCAAGTGTTCCTTCTCCATGGAGAGCA TTTCCTACGAGGAGGCCCAAATCAAGTACGTCTGGAAAAACGACGAAGATACCCTGCGAAAGAGTCCATCGCTGACCACTTTGAACGCGTACTTAATCAAGAATCAAACGACGGCCTGCGATCAGAACAGCTGGAGAG GGAACTACAGCTGTCTTAGGGTCGATTTAATCTTTACCAGAGATCGTGCATTCTATTTCACCACCGTTTTTATACCCGGCATTATATTGGTGACGTCGTCCTTTATAACTTTCTGGCTAGAATGGAATGCCGTGCCAGCTAGATCGATGATAG GCGTGACAACAATGCTGAATTTCTTCACTACCTCGAACGGTTTCCGGAGTACTTTGCCGGTTGTTTCTAATTTGACGGCGATGAACGTTTGGGACGGCGTGTGTATGTGCTTCATTTACGCCTCCTTGCTGGAATTCGTCTGCGTCAATTATGTGGGGCGAAAGCGACCCCTGCACAACGTCGTCTATCGGCCTGGCGAGAATCCCGTAACACAg CGTCTTCCAGCAGTACTAAGCAGGATCGGAGTAATTCTTGCAAGTCCTTTG GCAAGCGCCGCTGCCACGCCGGCTATGTCGATGAtgggcggtgccacgcccatgTCCAGTGGCACCCCGGCCGCCTCCTCCTCGGTGGCGACGCCTGGAACCCCAAGGACCACCGATCCGGAAGAGTTCTTCGGCGGCGGAATGCGCTGGCAGGAGGCCCATGGCGGAATCATTGGAGCTGCTGTCCAGAATTTGAGGGCACGTTCGATAAAACGGAAAGCGGCCAGAAGTccatccacttccacatcGCCTCATCCCAGTGGTCGACCCACTGAGCATATCTACGAAGAGCCCGGTGGATCCACAGCCGGCGTTACAAGTACCAAAGTCAAGTTCAAGGACGAGCTGAGGGAGGAGCAACCGGAGGAGCCGGAGTCCAGCACCAAACTGCGCCGATCGGTGGCCACCAGTACACCGGCTTTGGTTGTAAGGATCGAGGCCGAGACCGATCTGGAGGCGGAAGCCCAGCCCAACCAGGATATGGAAATGACAGAACGTCAGTTGTCCTTGCCGCTGAAACCGCCGCGCAGGAAGGCCTCACGTTCCAATTCACCAGCCTCGGTTTACAGCGATGCATTCGAGAATGTGGAAACTACA
- the LOC120450361 gene encoding uncharacterized protein LOC120450361 isoform X2 encodes MGCVFEAAKEQPHKPRSRQLRRNQCRGKAEKAAAGTKGKVSVRGNNDKPAEDIRTKDNHQQNHKTQTETQTQPEVAVAVAIEAGAETETESEAEAQRGAVTGPEHLKATAQVLLTIRQARQENNKHSSQVAETHKDEGEDALARQGSIVDTAATAAAARIGIDIAATTIQIAERHEDGQHWQQHNVRRRRRQPDPAADPASISKISAISLHFHALAALAKTLQKHEDLSPVQDRQPQAYRAWQGHPYAETQLPATMTAAIIANVGATAAATSAAAFQYLGQHYKHYSQSISFYAASSVLLMLCYLTTASTAAATQSETGALDKHPIHGIDWSKFDESSSDKEILDLLLEKKRYDKRLLPPVNDEDFCCGLQSPDMATNQNARRPHNRGTLTVNVNVLLLSLASPDESSLKYEVEFLLNQQWNDPRLQYGNKSHYDFLNALHHHDSIWTPDTYFIMHGDFKDPIIPMHFALRIFRNGTITYAMRRHLILSCQGSLHIFPFDDPKCSFSMESISYEEAQIKYVWKNDEDTLRKSPSLTTLNAYLIKNQTTACDQNSWRGNYSCLQVELTFTRDRAYYFTTVFIPGIILVTSSFITFWLEWNAVPARVMIGVTTMLNFFTTSNGFRSTLPVVSNLTAMNVWDGVCMCFIYASLLEFVCVNYVGRKRPLHNVVYRPGENPVTQRLPAVLSRIGVILASPLASAAATPAMSMMGGATPMSSGTPAASSSVATPGTPRTTDPEEFFGGGMRWQEAHGGIIGAAVQNLRARSIKRKAARSPSTSTSPHPSGRPTEHIYEEPGGSTAGVTSTKVKFKDELREEQPEEPESSTKLRRSVATSTPALVVRIEAETDLEAEAQPNQDMEMTERQLSLPLKPPRRKASRSNSPASVYSDAFENVETTGEKRQNAGAPNEIVACTTCGGSNSPCTHSANNGCATETCFVQVRKKEPPHPIRVAKTIDVIARITFPTAYAIFLIFFFVHYKGFS; translated from the exons ATGGGCTGCGTCTTTGAAGCGGCCAAAGAGCAGCCCCACAAACCGAGAAGCAGGCAACTGAGGCGCAACCAATGCcgtggaaaagcggaaaaagcagcagcgGGGACCAAAGGCAAGGTCTCTGTCAGAGGAAACAACGACAAGCCAGCTGAGGACATCAGAACCAAGGATAACCATCAACAAAACCATAAAACGCAAACcgaaacacaaacacaaccagaagtagcagtagcagtagcaatagaagcaggagcagaaacagaaactgaatcGGAGGCTGAGGCCCAGAGAGGAGCAGTAACCGGGCCCGAACATCTAAAAGCGACGGCTCAAGTGCTTTTAACGATACGGCAGGCACGTCAGGAGAACAACAAGCACAGTAGTCAAGTGGCTGAAACGCACAAGGACGAAGGCGAGGACGCGTTGGCGCGGCAAGGATCCATTGTCGATACagcggcgacggcggcggcggccagaATCGGAATCGATATTGCGGCAACAACGATTCAAATCGCCGAGCGGCATGAGGATGGGCAGCATTGGCAGCAACACAATGTCCGACGGCGGAGGCGCCAGCCAGATCCTGCAGCGGATCCTGCGAGCATCTCCAAAATTTCGGCAATATCCCTGCATTTTCACGCCCTCGCCGCCCTAGCGAAAACGCTGCAGAAGCACGAGGACTTAAGTCCTGTCCAGGATCGCCAGCCCCAAGCGTACCGGGCGTGGCAAGGACATCCCTATGCCGAGACCCAACTGCCCGCCACCATGACAGCGGCCATCATTGCGAACGTCGGCGCCACGGCAGCGGCCACCTCGGCGGCAGCCTTCCAGTATCTCGGCCAGCACTACAAGCACTACAGCCAGTCGATCAGCTTCTACGCAGCCTCCAGCGTCCTCCTGATGCTCTGCTATCTGACCACCGCGTCCACGGCAGCTGCCACGCAGTCGGAGACGGGTGCCCTCGACAAGCATCCCAT TCATGGCATCGATTGGTCGAA ATTTGATGAGTCCAGTTCGGATAAGGAAATATTAGATTTACTGCTCGAGAAGAAGCGCTACGATAAACGATTACTGCCGCCTGTAAATG ATGAAGACTTTTGCTGTGGTTTGCAATCGCCCGATATGGCAACTAATCAAAATGCACGGAGACCACACAATCGCG GCACTCTGACGGTGAACGTGAACGTGCTGCTCCTGAGCTTAGCATCGCCCGATGAAAGCAGTTTG AAATACGAGGTTGAATTTCTGCTGAACCAGCAATGGAACGATCCGCGACTGCAATATGGCAATAAGTCTCATTATGACTTCTTAAATGCTCTGCATCATCATGATAGCATCTGGACGCCGGATACGTATTTCATTATGCATGGCGATTTCAAGGATCCCATCATACCAATGCATTTCGCTTTAAGAATATTTCGGAACGGGACCATTACGTACGCAATGAG ACGTCACCTGATATTATCCTGCCAGGGAAGTCTTCATATATTTCCATTCGATGACCCCAAGTGTTCCTTCTCCATGGAGAGCA TTTCCTACGAGGAGGCCCAAATCAAGTACGTCTGGAAAAACGACGAAGATACCCTGCGAAAGAGTCCATCGCTGACCACTTTGAACGCGTACTTAATCAAGAATCAAACGACGGCCTGCGATCAGAACAGCTGGAGAG GTAATTACAGTTGCCTACAGGTCGAGTTGACATTTACCCGTGATCGTGCGTATTATTTTACAACCGTTTTCATACCTGGCATTATATTGGTCACCTCGTCGTTTATCACATTTTGGCTGGAATGGAATGCAGTCCCAGCCCGTGTTATGATCG GCGTGACAACAATGCTGAATTTCTTCACTACCTCGAACGGTTTCCGGAGTACTTTGCCGGTTGTTTCTAATTTGACGGCGATGAACGTTTGGGACGGCGTGTGTATGTGCTTCATTTACGCCTCCTTGCTGGAATTCGTCTGCGTCAATTATGTGGGGCGAAAGCGACCCCTGCACAACGTCGTCTATCGGCCTGGCGAGAATCCCGTAACACAg CGTCTTCCAGCAGTACTAAGCAGGATCGGAGTAATTCTTGCAAGTCCTTTG GCAAGCGCCGCTGCCACGCCGGCTATGTCGATGAtgggcggtgccacgcccatgTCCAGTGGCACCCCGGCCGCCTCCTCCTCGGTGGCGACGCCTGGAACCCCAAGGACCACCGATCCGGAAGAGTTCTTCGGCGGCGGAATGCGCTGGCAGGAGGCCCATGGCGGAATCATTGGAGCTGCTGTCCAGAATTTGAGGGCACGTTCGATAAAACGGAAAGCGGCCAGAAGTccatccacttccacatcGCCTCATCCCAGTGGTCGACCCACTGAGCATATCTACGAAGAGCCCGGTGGATCCACAGCCGGCGTTACAAGTACCAAAGTCAAGTTCAAGGACGAGCTGAGGGAGGAGCAACCGGAGGAGCCGGAGTCCAGCACCAAACTGCGCCGATCGGTGGCCACCAGTACACCGGCTTTGGTTGTAAGGATCGAGGCCGAGACCGATCTGGAGGCGGAAGCCCAGCCCAACCAGGATATGGAAATGACAGAACGTCAGTTGTCCTTGCCGCTGAAACCGCCGCGCAGGAAGGCCTCACGTTCCAATTCACCAGCCTCGGTTTACAGCGATGCATTCGAGAATGTGGAAACTACA
- the LOC120450361 gene encoding uncharacterized protein LOC120450361 isoform X9, with amino-acid sequence MGCVFEAAKEQPHKPRSRQLRRNQCRGKAEKAAAGTKGKVSVRGNNDKPAEDIRTKDNHQQNHKTQTETQTQPEVAVAVAIEAGAETETESEAEAQRGAVTGPEHLKATAQVLLTIRQARQENNKHSSQVAETHKDEGEDALARQGSIVDTAATAAAARIGIDIAATTIQIAERHEDGQHWQQHNVRRRRRQPDPAADPASISKISAISLHFHALAALAKTLQKHEDLSPVQDRQPQAYRAWQGHPYAETQLPATMTAAIIANVGATAAATSAAAFQYLGQHYKHYSQSISFYAASSVLLMLCYLTTASTAAATQSETGALDKHPIFDESSSDKEILDLLLEKKRYDKRLLPPVNGTLTVNVNVLLLSLASPDESSLKYEVEFLLNQQWNDPRLQYGNKSHYDFLNALHHHDSIWTPDTYFIMHGDFKDPIIPMHFALRIFRNGTITYAMRRHLILSCQGSLHIFPFDDPKCSFSMESISYEEAQIKYVWKNDEDTLRKSPSLTTLNAYLIKNQTTACDQNSWRGNYSCLRVDLIFTRDRAFYFTTVFIPGIILVTSSFITFWLEWNAVPARSMIGVTTMLNFFTTSNGFRSTLPVVSNLTAMNVWDGVCMCFIYASLLEFVCVNYVGRKRPLHNVVYRPGENPVTQRLPAVLSRIGVILASPLASAAATPAMSMMGGATPMSSGTPAASSSVATPGTPRTTDPEEFFGGGMRWQEAHGGIIGAAVQNLRARSIKRKAARSPSTSTSPHPSGRPTEHIYEEPGGSTAGVTSTKVKFKDELREEQPEEPESSTKLRRSVATSTPALVVRIEAETDLEAEAQPNQDMEMTERQLSLPLKPPRRKASRSNSPASVYSDAFENVETTGEKRQNAGAPNEIVACTTCGGSNSPCTHSANNGCATETCFVQVRKKEPPHPIRVAKTIDVIARITFPTAYAIFLIFFFVHYKGFS; translated from the exons ATGGGCTGCGTCTTTGAAGCGGCCAAAGAGCAGCCCCACAAACCGAGAAGCAGGCAACTGAGGCGCAACCAATGCcgtggaaaagcggaaaaagcagcagcgGGGACCAAAGGCAAGGTCTCTGTCAGAGGAAACAACGACAAGCCAGCTGAGGACATCAGAACCAAGGATAACCATCAACAAAACCATAAAACGCAAACcgaaacacaaacacaaccagaagtagcagtagcagtagcaatagaagcaggagcagaaacagaaactgaatcGGAGGCTGAGGCCCAGAGAGGAGCAGTAACCGGGCCCGAACATCTAAAAGCGACGGCTCAAGTGCTTTTAACGATACGGCAGGCACGTCAGGAGAACAACAAGCACAGTAGTCAAGTGGCTGAAACGCACAAGGACGAAGGCGAGGACGCGTTGGCGCGGCAAGGATCCATTGTCGATACagcggcgacggcggcggcggccagaATCGGAATCGATATTGCGGCAACAACGATTCAAATCGCCGAGCGGCATGAGGATGGGCAGCATTGGCAGCAACACAATGTCCGACGGCGGAGGCGCCAGCCAGATCCTGCAGCGGATCCTGCGAGCATCTCCAAAATTTCGGCAATATCCCTGCATTTTCACGCCCTCGCCGCCCTAGCGAAAACGCTGCAGAAGCACGAGGACTTAAGTCCTGTCCAGGATCGCCAGCCCCAAGCGTACCGGGCGTGGCAAGGACATCCCTATGCCGAGACCCAACTGCCCGCCACCATGACAGCGGCCATCATTGCGAACGTCGGCGCCACGGCAGCGGCCACCTCGGCGGCAGCCTTCCAGTATCTCGGCCAGCACTACAAGCACTACAGCCAGTCGATCAGCTTCTACGCAGCCTCCAGCGTCCTCCTGATGCTCTGCTATCTGACCACCGCGTCCACGGCAGCTGCCACGCAGTCGGAGACGGGTGCCCTCGACAAGCATCCCAT ATTTGATGAGTCCAGTTCGGATAAGGAAATATTAGATTTACTGCTCGAGAAGAAGCGCTACGATAAACGATTACTGCCGCCTGTAAATG GCACTCTGACGGTGAACGTGAACGTGCTGCTCCTGAGCTTAGCATCGCCCGATGAAAGCAGTTTG AAATACGAGGTTGAATTTCTGCTGAACCAGCAATGGAACGATCCGCGACTGCAATATGGCAATAAGTCTCATTATGACTTCTTAAATGCTCTGCATCATCATGATAGCATCTGGACGCCGGATACGTATTTCATTATGCATGGCGATTTCAAGGATCCCATCATACCAATGCATTTCGCTTTAAGAATATTTCGGAACGGGACCATTACGTACGCAATGAG ACGTCACCTGATATTATCCTGCCAGGGAAGTCTTCATATATTTCCATTCGATGACCCCAAGTGTTCCTTCTCCATGGAGAGCA TTTCCTACGAGGAGGCCCAAATCAAGTACGTCTGGAAAAACGACGAAGATACCCTGCGAAAGAGTCCATCGCTGACCACTTTGAACGCGTACTTAATCAAGAATCAAACGACGGCCTGCGATCAGAACAGCTGGAGAG GGAACTACAGCTGTCTTAGGGTCGATTTAATCTTTACCAGAGATCGTGCATTCTATTTCACCACCGTTTTTATACCCGGCATTATATTGGTGACGTCGTCCTTTATAACTTTCTGGCTAGAATGGAATGCCGTGCCAGCTAGATCGATGATAG GCGTGACAACAATGCTGAATTTCTTCACTACCTCGAACGGTTTCCGGAGTACTTTGCCGGTTGTTTCTAATTTGACGGCGATGAACGTTTGGGACGGCGTGTGTATGTGCTTCATTTACGCCTCCTTGCTGGAATTCGTCTGCGTCAATTATGTGGGGCGAAAGCGACCCCTGCACAACGTCGTCTATCGGCCTGGCGAGAATCCCGTAACACAg CGTCTTCCAGCAGTACTAAGCAGGATCGGAGTAATTCTTGCAAGTCCTTTG GCAAGCGCCGCTGCCACGCCGGCTATGTCGATGAtgggcggtgccacgcccatgTCCAGTGGCACCCCGGCCGCCTCCTCCTCGGTGGCGACGCCTGGAACCCCAAGGACCACCGATCCGGAAGAGTTCTTCGGCGGCGGAATGCGCTGGCAGGAGGCCCATGGCGGAATCATTGGAGCTGCTGTCCAGAATTTGAGGGCACGTTCGATAAAACGGAAAGCGGCCAGAAGTccatccacttccacatcGCCTCATCCCAGTGGTCGACCCACTGAGCATATCTACGAAGAGCCCGGTGGATCCACAGCCGGCGTTACAAGTACCAAAGTCAAGTTCAAGGACGAGCTGAGGGAGGAGCAACCGGAGGAGCCGGAGTCCAGCACCAAACTGCGCCGATCGGTGGCCACCAGTACACCGGCTTTGGTTGTAAGGATCGAGGCCGAGACCGATCTGGAGGCGGAAGCCCAGCCCAACCAGGATATGGAAATGACAGAACGTCAGTTGTCCTTGCCGCTGAAACCGCCGCGCAGGAAGGCCTCACGTTCCAATTCACCAGCCTCGGTTTACAGCGATGCATTCGAGAATGTGGAAACTACA
- the LOC120450361 gene encoding uncharacterized protein LOC120450361 isoform X7, producing MGCVFEAAKEQPHKPRSRQLRRNQCRGKAEKAAAGTKGKVSVRGNNDKPAEDIRTKDNHQQNHKTQTETQTQPEVAVAVAIEAGAETETESEAEAQRGAVTGPEHLKATAQVLLTIRQARQENNKHSSQVAETHKDEGEDALARQGSIVDTAATAAAARIGIDIAATTIQIAERHEDGQHWQQHNVRRRRRQPDPAADPASISKISAISLHFHALAALAKTLQKHEDLSPVQDRQPQAYRAWQGHPYAETQLPATMTAAIIANVGATAAATSAAAFQYLGQHYKHYSQSISFYAASSVLLMLCYLTTASTAAATQSETGALDKHPIHGIDWSKFDESSSDKEILDLLLEKKRYDKRLLPPVNGTLTVNVNVLLLSLASPDESSLKYEVEFLLNQQWNDPRLQYGNKSHYDFLNALHHHDSIWTPDTYFIMHGDFKDPIIPMHFALRIFRNGTITYAMRRHLILSCQGSLHIFPFDDPKCSFSMESISYEEAQIKYVWKNDEDTLRKSPSLTTLNAYLIKNQTTACDQNSWRGNYSCLRVDLIFTRDRAFYFTTVFIPGIILVTSSFITFWLEWNAVPARSMIGVTTMLNFFTTSNGFRSTLPVVSNLTAMNVWDGVCMCFIYASLLEFVCVNYVGRKRPLHNVVYRPGENPVTQRLPAVLSRIGVILASPLASAAATPAMSMMGGATPMSSGTPAASSSVATPGTPRTTDPEEFFGGGMRWQEAHGGIIGAAVQNLRARSIKRKAARSPSTSTSPHPSGRPTEHIYEEPGGSTAGVTSTKVKFKDELREEQPEEPESSTKLRRSVATSTPALVVRIEAETDLEAEAQPNQDMEMTERQLSLPLKPPRRKASRSNSPASVYSDAFENVETTGEKRQNAGAPNEIVACTTCGGSNSPCTHSANNGCATETCFVQVRKKEPPHPIRVAKTIDVIARITFPTAYAIFLIFFFVHYKGFS from the exons ATGGGCTGCGTCTTTGAAGCGGCCAAAGAGCAGCCCCACAAACCGAGAAGCAGGCAACTGAGGCGCAACCAATGCcgtggaaaagcggaaaaagcagcagcgGGGACCAAAGGCAAGGTCTCTGTCAGAGGAAACAACGACAAGCCAGCTGAGGACATCAGAACCAAGGATAACCATCAACAAAACCATAAAACGCAAACcgaaacacaaacacaaccagaagtagcagtagcagtagcaatagaagcaggagcagaaacagaaactgaatcGGAGGCTGAGGCCCAGAGAGGAGCAGTAACCGGGCCCGAACATCTAAAAGCGACGGCTCAAGTGCTTTTAACGATACGGCAGGCACGTCAGGAGAACAACAAGCACAGTAGTCAAGTGGCTGAAACGCACAAGGACGAAGGCGAGGACGCGTTGGCGCGGCAAGGATCCATTGTCGATACagcggcgacggcggcggcggccagaATCGGAATCGATATTGCGGCAACAACGATTCAAATCGCCGAGCGGCATGAGGATGGGCAGCATTGGCAGCAACACAATGTCCGACGGCGGAGGCGCCAGCCAGATCCTGCAGCGGATCCTGCGAGCATCTCCAAAATTTCGGCAATATCCCTGCATTTTCACGCCCTCGCCGCCCTAGCGAAAACGCTGCAGAAGCACGAGGACTTAAGTCCTGTCCAGGATCGCCAGCCCCAAGCGTACCGGGCGTGGCAAGGACATCCCTATGCCGAGACCCAACTGCCCGCCACCATGACAGCGGCCATCATTGCGAACGTCGGCGCCACGGCAGCGGCCACCTCGGCGGCAGCCTTCCAGTATCTCGGCCAGCACTACAAGCACTACAGCCAGTCGATCAGCTTCTACGCAGCCTCCAGCGTCCTCCTGATGCTCTGCTATCTGACCACCGCGTCCACGGCAGCTGCCACGCAGTCGGAGACGGGTGCCCTCGACAAGCATCCCAT TCATGGCATCGATTGGTCGAA ATTTGATGAGTCCAGTTCGGATAAGGAAATATTAGATTTACTGCTCGAGAAGAAGCGCTACGATAAACGATTACTGCCGCCTGTAAATG GCACTCTGACGGTGAACGTGAACGTGCTGCTCCTGAGCTTAGCATCGCCCGATGAAAGCAGTTTG AAATACGAGGTTGAATTTCTGCTGAACCAGCAATGGAACGATCCGCGACTGCAATATGGCAATAAGTCTCATTATGACTTCTTAAATGCTCTGCATCATCATGATAGCATCTGGACGCCGGATACGTATTTCATTATGCATGGCGATTTCAAGGATCCCATCATACCAATGCATTTCGCTTTAAGAATATTTCGGAACGGGACCATTACGTACGCAATGAG ACGTCACCTGATATTATCCTGCCAGGGAAGTCTTCATATATTTCCATTCGATGACCCCAAGTGTTCCTTCTCCATGGAGAGCA TTTCCTACGAGGAGGCCCAAATCAAGTACGTCTGGAAAAACGACGAAGATACCCTGCGAAAGAGTCCATCGCTGACCACTTTGAACGCGTACTTAATCAAGAATCAAACGACGGCCTGCGATCAGAACAGCTGGAGAG GGAACTACAGCTGTCTTAGGGTCGATTTAATCTTTACCAGAGATCGTGCATTCTATTTCACCACCGTTTTTATACCCGGCATTATATTGGTGACGTCGTCCTTTATAACTTTCTGGCTAGAATGGAATGCCGTGCCAGCTAGATCGATGATAG GCGTGACAACAATGCTGAATTTCTTCACTACCTCGAACGGTTTCCGGAGTACTTTGCCGGTTGTTTCTAATTTGACGGCGATGAACGTTTGGGACGGCGTGTGTATGTGCTTCATTTACGCCTCCTTGCTGGAATTCGTCTGCGTCAATTATGTGGGGCGAAAGCGACCCCTGCACAACGTCGTCTATCGGCCTGGCGAGAATCCCGTAACACAg CGTCTTCCAGCAGTACTAAGCAGGATCGGAGTAATTCTTGCAAGTCCTTTG GCAAGCGCCGCTGCCACGCCGGCTATGTCGATGAtgggcggtgccacgcccatgTCCAGTGGCACCCCGGCCGCCTCCTCCTCGGTGGCGACGCCTGGAACCCCAAGGACCACCGATCCGGAAGAGTTCTTCGGCGGCGGAATGCGCTGGCAGGAGGCCCATGGCGGAATCATTGGAGCTGCTGTCCAGAATTTGAGGGCACGTTCGATAAAACGGAAAGCGGCCAGAAGTccatccacttccacatcGCCTCATCCCAGTGGTCGACCCACTGAGCATATCTACGAAGAGCCCGGTGGATCCACAGCCGGCGTTACAAGTACCAAAGTCAAGTTCAAGGACGAGCTGAGGGAGGAGCAACCGGAGGAGCCGGAGTCCAGCACCAAACTGCGCCGATCGGTGGCCACCAGTACACCGGCTTTGGTTGTAAGGATCGAGGCCGAGACCGATCTGGAGGCGGAAGCCCAGCCCAACCAGGATATGGAAATGACAGAACGTCAGTTGTCCTTGCCGCTGAAACCGCCGCGCAGGAAGGCCTCACGTTCCAATTCACCAGCCTCGGTTTACAGCGATGCATTCGAGAATGTGGAAACTACA